A stretch of Natronococcus sp. CG52 DNA encodes these proteins:
- a CDS encoding DUF7089 family protein, whose protein sequence is MFELRELSSPVEAIRAEHAPDAVVVDCERDFETLPPAQAEDVGLFVDALEPTSYPTEWLPTDAPKLLARYAGSDFTIGMPGDGSIAWTRQTEPPTIIVKPRVGGSPEPFLNFLLAEALVEVGLDVPEHFIGFFEEEYRALDRATALDAGGTYQVAAALYDGWKGLHTREVFAGWRTDHPELADAWQDAGTRLEDRVSGLPRAVARGETDFADATELACAALKHAIELPAPFAALDTEAYREHGPDYAITWAEKTFDALEE, encoded by the coding sequence ATGTTCGAGCTTCGAGAGCTCTCGAGCCCGGTCGAGGCGATCCGGGCGGAGCACGCGCCCGACGCCGTCGTCGTCGACTGCGAGCGGGACTTCGAGACGCTCCCGCCAGCCCAGGCCGAGGACGTGGGACTGTTCGTCGACGCGCTCGAGCCGACGAGCTACCCTACCGAGTGGCTCCCGACGGACGCGCCGAAACTGCTCGCTCGCTACGCGGGTTCCGATTTCACGATCGGAATGCCGGGCGACGGCAGCATCGCCTGGACGCGCCAGACCGAACCGCCGACGATCATCGTCAAACCCCGCGTGGGGGGATCGCCGGAGCCGTTCCTGAACTTTCTGCTCGCGGAAGCGCTCGTCGAGGTCGGACTCGACGTTCCAGAACACTTCATCGGTTTCTTCGAGGAGGAGTACCGCGCGCTCGATAGGGCGACGGCCCTCGACGCCGGCGGTACCTATCAGGTCGCCGCCGCGCTCTACGACGGTTGGAAGGGACTTCACACGCGCGAGGTGTTTGCCGGATGGCGCACCGACCATCCCGAACTCGCCGACGCGTGGCAGGACGCCGGAACACGACTCGAGGACCGCGTCTCGGGGCTCCCGCGCGCCGTCGCCCGCGGCGAGACCGACTTCGCGGACGCGACGGAGCTAGCCTGTGCGGCGCTCAAGCACGCGATCGAACTCCCGGCGCCGTTCGCCGCCCTCGACACCGAGGCCTACCGGGAGCACGGCCCCGACTACGCGATCACGTGGGCCGAGAAGACGTTCGACGCGCTCGAGGAGTAG
- a CDS encoding nucleoside triphosphate pyrophosphohydrolase, producing the protein MPTGYNKLVRDRIPEIIEEQDERPVTHVADDEEYADRLAAKLLEEAREFEESRDPEELADVLEVVDAILEAQNRSRESIERTRREKRAERGRFEERIVLERVEDD; encoded by the coding sequence ATGCCCACTGGGTACAACAAACTCGTCCGCGATCGCATTCCCGAGATCATCGAAGAACAGGACGAGCGCCCGGTAACGCACGTCGCCGACGACGAGGAGTACGCCGACAGACTCGCGGCGAAGCTTCTCGAGGAGGCGAGGGAGTTCGAGGAGTCGAGAGACCCCGAGGAACTGGCCGACGTGCTGGAGGTCGTCGACGCGATTCTCGAGGCGCAGAATCGATCCCGCGAATCCATCGAACGCACGCGTCGCGAAAAGCGAGCTGAACGCGGGAGGTTCGAGGAGCGGATCGTCCTCGAGCGCGTCGAGGACGACTGA
- a CDS encoding DUF7090 family protein, translating to MEYELAIDGTPETVPGGTGILLLHPSTGETDRIDTDFLKTDTDNFLVVSTRTTAREVRQKLEYYDVDENRAEILDTLSIERGYSRRSSDAVHYVAAPDDVDGIVDHIDGFLDDHDGKLRISFDSVTELAYYAGEEQALSAAERILSLLEEHDAVGLFHLSEDPHDEAFVDEFRALFDGTIDLDEDGSVDASF from the coding sequence ATGGAGTACGAACTGGCGATCGACGGGACGCCCGAGACGGTTCCAGGGGGGACCGGGATTCTCTTGCTTCACCCGAGCACCGGTGAGACGGACCGAATCGACACGGATTTCCTCAAGACCGACACCGACAACTTTCTCGTCGTCTCCACGCGGACGACCGCCCGCGAAGTCAGACAGAAACTCGAGTACTACGACGTCGACGAGAACCGCGCCGAGATTCTCGACACGCTGAGCATCGAACGCGGCTACTCGCGACGCTCCAGCGACGCCGTTCACTACGTCGCCGCACCGGACGACGTCGACGGCATCGTCGACCACATCGACGGCTTCCTCGACGATCACGACGGCAAACTCCGGATCAGCTTCGACTCGGTCACCGAACTCGCCTACTACGCCGGCGAGGAACAGGCCCTTTCCGCCGCCGAGCGGATCCTCTCGCTGCTCGAGGAACACGACGCTGTCGGACTGTTCCACCTCTCGGAGGATCCACACGACGAGGCGTTCGTCGACGAGTTCCGCGCGCTGTTCGACGGTACCATCGACCTCGACGAGGACGGCAGCGTCGACGCGAGCTTCTGA
- a CDS encoding ABC transporter permease produces the protein MASNRFEKLSNAGEKVSYPGLTIISGLIALLVASPLLWIVLRALQVNPTRAGELVFSARTAGILLTSLGLMVSVTVLSVAIGLPLAILTTRTNLPFRRFWTIVAALPLVIPSYIGAFAFVSAFGPYGEVSSLLGVPMPHVRGFWGAVLVITLYTYPYVFLTARAALLSMDASLVDAARTLNADRFEAFRRVTFPQIRPAIAAGALLTALYAISDFGTPAFMHVEVFTSAIYWEFGALNVEYAALLSLQLLAVTGIVLLIEANVGRDEDASGGTPSGSQIRLGRWKWPAMGTVAGIGILTLAVPIAIFGVWIVRGIGAEASTYAFEWEYALNSVYLAGLAAVIACTFAIPVGYLSSQSESILARLFERVTYVGFAVPGIVIGLALVFFGANYVPFIYREGVVLLVFAYVVRFLPQAVGSTRTSVLQVDDRLPEAARTLNAGRLETFRRVTLPLIAPGVVAGGVLVFLTTMKELPATLMLQPIGMETLVTLIWSAHGTAHYRYAALPALILVVISGLSMLVLLRQEDV, from the coding sequence GTGGCATCGAACCGATTCGAGAAACTGTCGAACGCGGGCGAGAAAGTCTCATACCCCGGTTTGACGATTATTAGCGGGTTGATCGCGCTGCTCGTCGCGTCGCCGTTACTGTGGATCGTCCTGCGGGCACTGCAGGTGAATCCGACTCGAGCGGGCGAGTTGGTATTTTCAGCCCGGACCGCCGGTATTCTCCTTACCAGTCTGGGGCTCATGGTCTCGGTGACCGTCCTCTCGGTCGCCATCGGACTCCCGTTGGCGATTCTGACGACCCGAACGAATCTTCCATTTCGCCGGTTCTGGACCATCGTCGCCGCGCTGCCGCTGGTAATTCCGAGCTATATCGGCGCGTTCGCGTTCGTCTCCGCGTTCGGTCCGTACGGAGAAGTGAGTTCGCTCCTCGGTGTTCCGATGCCCCACGTTCGCGGGTTCTGGGGCGCCGTCCTGGTCATCACCCTGTATACGTATCCGTACGTCTTTCTCACCGCACGCGCCGCGCTTCTGTCGATGGACGCCTCGCTCGTCGACGCCGCACGGACGCTGAATGCGGACCGGTTCGAAGCGTTCCGTCGCGTGACCTTCCCGCAGATTCGGCCGGCGATCGCCGCCGGCGCGTTGCTGACCGCGCTCTATGCGATTTCGGACTTCGGAACGCCGGCGTTCATGCACGTCGAGGTGTTCACGAGTGCAATCTACTGGGAGTTCGGCGCGCTCAACGTGGAGTACGCGGCCCTGTTGTCGCTGCAGTTGCTCGCGGTAACTGGCATCGTCCTCCTGATCGAGGCGAACGTTGGACGCGATGAGGATGCGAGCGGCGGAACTCCGAGTGGATCCCAAATTCGGTTGGGCCGGTGGAAGTGGCCGGCGATGGGCACCGTCGCCGGGATCGGTATCTTGACGCTCGCGGTGCCGATCGCGATCTTCGGCGTCTGGATCGTTCGAGGGATCGGCGCCGAAGCCTCGACGTACGCGTTCGAGTGGGAGTACGCCCTCAACTCGGTCTATCTCGCCGGCCTCGCCGCGGTCATCGCCTGTACGTTTGCCATTCCCGTCGGCTATCTGTCGTCGCAGTCAGAATCGATACTCGCCCGACTGTTCGAACGCGTTACGTACGTCGGTTTCGCAGTCCCCGGAATCGTCATCGGTCTCGCGCTCGTCTTTTTCGGTGCGAACTACGTTCCGTTCATCTATCGGGAGGGCGTCGTCCTTCTCGTGTTCGCGTACGTCGTTCGGTTCCTCCCGCAAGCCGTCGGGAGCACGCGGACGTCCGTACTCCAGGTCGACGATCGACTCCCCGAAGCGGCGCGAACGCTGAACGCCGGTCGACTGGAAACCTTCCGCCGAGTAACGCTGCCGCTAATCGCGCCGGGGGTCGTCGCCGGGGGCGTCCTCGTCTTCCTGACCACGATGAAGGAACTTCCGGCAACGCTGATGCTGCAACCGATCGGAATGGAAACGCTCGTGACCCTCATCTGGAGCGCCCACGGAACCGCCCACTACCGGTACGCCGCGCTTCCCGCGCTCATCCTCGTCGTTATCTCCGGACTGTCGATGCTCGTGCTTTTGCGCCAGGAGGACGTCTGA
- a CDS encoding extracellular solute-binding protein produces MQRHDLSGRGTTINRRRFLGAGSAAVGTLAVAGCLDGLGGGDEDPFDSYEPQEAAAESSAVSWDDLGDLEGELTIYSARTQDQIDPLFEKLEDEYDDFTIKRDYDDEGDQLASILEEGENSPADVFYTQSSGELARLKDEGLARELPEDVIDAVDDNYRDSDGQWTGASGRVRAVQYNTDHFDGDDLPDDIFAYAEDERFRDVISTRPNSGTFHSFIVAMMEEEGEDATREWVRAMVEDQNATLYSSGSDQAEAVASGEQEIALGNQYYAGRIVDDDPDAPLDVTFTSNDPGCLFNVSGVAILEGADKPNLAAEFTRHIIAEQGQDFFVDVNGEYPVVDGVEYVGELPTLDEIDPLEFDLNKLGDVEPAIDLLREEGMTV; encoded by the coding sequence ATGCAACGACACGATCTCAGCGGGCGGGGAACGACGATCAACCGCCGGCGATTCCTCGGCGCGGGTTCGGCTGCGGTCGGCACGCTCGCCGTCGCCGGCTGTCTCGACGGTCTCGGCGGTGGAGACGAGGACCCGTTCGATAGTTACGAGCCCCAGGAAGCGGCCGCGGAATCGAGCGCCGTTTCCTGGGACGACCTCGGCGACCTCGAGGGCGAACTGACGATCTACTCCGCTCGGACCCAGGATCAGATCGATCCCCTGTTCGAGAAACTCGAGGACGAGTACGACGATTTCACGATCAAGCGTGACTACGACGACGAGGGCGATCAGCTGGCGAGTATCCTGGAGGAGGGCGAAAACAGCCCGGCGGACGTCTTCTACACGCAATCCTCGGGCGAACTCGCGCGACTCAAGGACGAAGGGCTCGCGCGCGAGCTGCCGGAAGACGTTATCGACGCGGTGGACGACAACTACCGAGACTCGGACGGACAGTGGACCGGTGCGTCCGGCCGGGTTCGTGCCGTGCAGTACAACACCGACCACTTCGACGGCGACGATCTTCCGGACGACATCTTCGCGTACGCCGAAGACGAGCGATTCCGGGACGTTATCTCGACGCGCCCGAATTCGGGGACCTTCCACTCGTTCATCGTCGCGATGATGGAGGAAGAGGGCGAAGACGCGACCCGCGAATGGGTCCGCGCGATGGTCGAGGATCAGAACGCGACGCTGTACAGTAGCGGCTCGGACCAGGCCGAGGCCGTTGCGAGCGGCGAACAGGAGATCGCGCTCGGCAACCAGTACTACGCCGGCCGCATCGTCGACGACGATCCGGACGCTCCCCTCGACGTGACGTTCACCAGTAACGATCCCGGCTGCCTGTTCAACGTCTCCGGCGTCGCCATTCTCGAGGGAGCGGACAAGCCGAACCTCGCGGCGGAGTTTACCCGCCACATCATCGCCGAACAGGGACAGGACTTCTTCGTCGACGTCAACGGAGAGTATCCCGTCGTCGACGGCGTCGAGTACGTCGGCGAACTCCCGACCCTCGACGAGATCGATCCGCTCGAGTTCGACCTGAACAAACTCGGCGACGTCGAGCCCGCCATCGACCTGCTCCGCGAAGAAGGAATGACGGTCTAA
- a CDS encoding class I SAM-dependent methyltransferase, giving the protein MSVREEFDDWATSGKDRGMEERHWHTAKHALARMPVEPGDTVLDLGCGSGYAGRALRDTKGAGRVYGLDGSPEMAHNAAGYTDDGQVGYVVGDFGSLPFADDSIDHIWSMEAFYYAADPHETLEEVARVLRPGGTFYCAVNYYEENVHSREWQEFISIEMTRWDRDQYREAFRDAGLLVAEQDNVPDREITIPGEAEFPLEDWDTREAMVERYREYGTLLTVGVAP; this is encoded by the coding sequence ATGAGCGTTCGCGAGGAGTTCGACGACTGGGCCACGAGCGGAAAGGACAGGGGGATGGAGGAGCGCCACTGGCACACCGCCAAGCACGCGCTCGCGCGGATGCCCGTCGAACCGGGCGATACCGTCCTCGATCTGGGCTGTGGCAGCGGCTACGCCGGTCGGGCGCTGCGAGACACCAAGGGTGCGGGCCGAGTCTACGGACTCGACGGCTCGCCGGAGATGGCCCACAACGCCGCGGGTTACACGGACGACGGCCAGGTCGGCTACGTCGTCGGCGACTTCGGTTCGCTCCCGTTCGCCGACGACTCGATCGATCACATCTGGTCCATGGAGGCGTTCTACTACGCCGCCGATCCCCACGAGACGCTCGAGGAGGTCGCCCGCGTGCTTCGTCCCGGCGGAACGTTCTACTGCGCGGTCAACTACTACGAGGAAAACGTCCACTCCCGCGAGTGGCAGGAGTTCATCTCGATCGAGATGACCCGCTGGGACCGCGACCAGTACCGCGAGGCGTTCCGCGACGCGGGACTCCTCGTCGCCGAACAGGACAACGTTCCGGACCGCGAGATCACGATCCCCGGCGAGGCCGAGTTCCCGCTCGAGGACTGGGACACCCGCGAGGCGATGGTCGAGCGCTACCGCGAGTACGGCACCCTCCTGACGGTCGGCGTAGCCCCTTGA
- a CDS encoding DUF1684 domain-containing protein, which translates to MSDSIDVDEWRDELESKRAEKDEFFAEHPQSPIPPEDRDGFDGLEYFSPDSDYRVAATATVHDDPEVVLMDTTADREMRYLRTVTLEFELERDDEDLEDGTFELAGYQLESPDEEPIFIPFRDKTTGQQSYRGGRYMELAPDRDLETGDELVVDFNLAYTPFCAYSETFDCPLPPEENWLEIAIPAGEGFESN; encoded by the coding sequence ATGAGCGATTCTATCGACGTCGACGAGTGGCGCGACGAACTCGAGTCAAAGCGCGCCGAGAAGGACGAGTTCTTCGCCGAGCATCCCCAGTCGCCGATTCCGCCCGAGGATCGCGACGGCTTCGACGGGCTCGAGTACTTCAGCCCGGACTCGGACTACCGCGTCGCCGCGACCGCTACGGTCCACGACGATCCGGAGGTCGTGTTGATGGATACGACCGCGGATCGAGAGATGCGGTATCTTCGGACCGTCACGCTCGAGTTCGAACTCGAACGCGACGACGAGGACCTCGAGGACGGGACGTTCGAACTGGCCGGCTATCAACTCGAGAGCCCCGACGAGGAGCCGATCTTCATCCCGTTCCGGGACAAGACGACCGGTCAGCAGAGCTACCGGGGCGGGCGATACATGGAACTCGCGCCGGATCGGGACCTCGAGACCGGCGACGAACTCGTCGTCGACTTCAACCTCGCGTACACGCCGTTTTGCGCCTACAGTGAGACCTTCGACTGTCCGCTGCCCCCCGAGGAGAACTGGCTCGAGATCGCGATTCCGGCGGGCGAGGGGTTCGAATCGAACTGA
- a CDS encoding metal-dependent hydrolase: protein MWPWEHAIVGYLAYSLFCHTYYRDSPGGLEAFAVVFASVLPDLIDKPLTWEYEIFEVGYALGHSIFFAIPLSVAVGALARSYDRPRTGVAFAVGYLLHLPADIVDGYVRNDHLIFWIVLWPVERGDAHLHAHEHGPGFIDQFFVFFTHYRHELFSSDPSTYILLQFAMAAFAALIWLYDGAPVLRECLLGGKRLVEATIERATESRNR from the coding sequence ATGTGGCCGTGGGAACACGCAATCGTGGGGTATCTCGCCTACTCGCTGTTCTGTCACACCTACTACCGGGACTCTCCCGGCGGCCTCGAGGCGTTCGCGGTCGTCTTCGCGTCGGTGCTTCCCGACCTGATCGACAAACCGTTGACGTGGGAGTACGAGATTTTCGAGGTCGGATACGCGCTCGGCCACTCGATCTTCTTCGCGATTCCGCTGTCGGTCGCCGTCGGTGCACTCGCCAGGTCCTACGACCGACCCCGAACTGGCGTTGCGTTCGCCGTCGGCTACCTCCTGCACCTGCCCGCTGACATCGTCGACGGCTACGTCCGGAACGACCACCTCATCTTCTGGATCGTCCTGTGGCCGGTCGAGAGGGGCGACGCTCACCTCCACGCCCACGAACACGGTCCCGGCTTCATCGACCAGTTCTTCGTGTTTTTCACGCATTACCGACACGAACTGTTCTCGAGCGATCCCTCGACGTACATCCTGCTCCAGTTCGCCATGGCCGCCTTCGCCGCGCTGATCTGGCTCTACGACGGCGCACCCGTCCTCCGCGAGTGTCTGCTCGGCGGAAAGCGACTCGTCGAAGCGACGATCGAACGAGCAACCGAGTCCCGGAACCGGTAA
- a CDS encoding ATP-dependent DNA helicase, whose translation MTDWRSIFGHEQPYDEQVDGIETAIETARDDGYTVVEGACGTGKTMIALSAGIDLVRDPDTDYERVFVLTSVKQQLRQFEADLETINANLPDDWNPISGLTLVGKADVCPYNREGAGGIDDGNVYDRCETLRDRTRDLTGEGGETTAGTLTARARQQQTGLADSGTAGTTGRFLETAGETAAYPPEMPTYGDGGAVGAETEYCPFYAQYLEDLPEEESDGDASEAVPFDFTSAGLLTPEDLVARSVRHGTCPHSVMGALLGHVEVVLGNYYHAFDPTTTNTFTGALLDDSTFVVCDEAHMLEPRVRDLVSDGVGDTTLRDAETELSRVIQPIRFEREGRQAEGGSKTADAELVRGELADSDVSFEELARTLEFVRDLRQELDRRVTAHLDRTHRGWKSNLTELADDEIPLRDPQEPAEDELSEWAVDAGYSDAVWVRAEAAGAVVERVLNEAEDEERTRAAPAVGRVLGEWYRRDHTDYFREIELERTWDDTEPADSWRRAYTARLALHNCVPSDAIGERLGSFGGGILMSATLEPMDAFTEVTGLDYLAREEDRPVVERRYGLHFPETNRESFAVAAPKYTYENRGRPGETNPTRTHYADAIAKVARLPGNVLVGMPSYAEAEWAAGVVEERIEKPVLLDAASDDETTQSLKSEFFAGDGKVLVTSLRGTLTEGVDYSGDRLSAAVVCGVPIVNTSSPRTKAVRRAYDDAFEDGFTYALTIPAVRKARQAIGRVIRSPEDVGVRVLLDERYARDSWDSVRPYLPDDDEFQPVSPDMLEHGLERFRSRLS comes from the coding sequence ATGACGGACTGGCGCTCGATCTTCGGCCACGAGCAACCCTACGACGAGCAGGTCGACGGTATCGAGACCGCAATCGAGACCGCTCGAGACGACGGCTACACCGTCGTCGAGGGGGCCTGTGGCACCGGAAAGACGATGATTGCGCTCAGCGCGGGGATCGACCTCGTGCGCGATCCCGACACCGACTACGAGCGCGTGTTCGTGCTCACGAGCGTCAAGCAGCAACTGCGCCAGTTCGAGGCCGACCTCGAGACGATCAACGCGAACCTGCCCGACGACTGGAACCCGATCTCGGGACTGACCCTCGTCGGCAAGGCCGACGTCTGCCCGTACAACCGGGAGGGAGCGGGCGGGATCGACGACGGCAACGTCTACGACCGCTGTGAGACGCTGCGGGACCGAACCCGCGACCTCACCGGTGAGGGCGGGGAGACGACGGCCGGCACGCTGACCGCGCGGGCGCGCCAGCAACAGACCGGACTCGCCGACAGCGGGACGGCCGGAACGACGGGCCGGTTCCTCGAGACCGCCGGGGAGACGGCCGCTTATCCGCCGGAAATGCCGACGTACGGCGACGGGGGAGCGGTCGGCGCCGAAACCGAGTACTGCCCGTTCTACGCGCAGTACCTCGAGGACCTGCCCGAAGAGGAGAGCGACGGAGACGCCTCGGAGGCCGTCCCGTTCGACTTTACGAGCGCCGGCCTACTCACTCCCGAGGATCTCGTCGCGCGATCCGTTCGACACGGCACCTGCCCCCACTCCGTGATGGGGGCGCTGCTCGGCCACGTCGAGGTCGTCCTGGGAAATTACTACCACGCGTTCGATCCGACGACGACGAACACCTTCACCGGCGCGCTGCTCGACGACTCGACGTTCGTCGTCTGCGACGAGGCCCACATGCTCGAGCCCCGGGTGCGGGACCTGGTCAGTGACGGCGTCGGCGACACGACCCTGCGCGACGCCGAAACCGAACTCTCGCGGGTCATCCAGCCGATCAGGTTCGAACGCGAGGGACGCCAGGCGGAGGGCGGATCGAAGACGGCCGACGCCGAACTCGTTCGCGGAGAACTGGCGGACAGCGACGTCTCGTTCGAGGAACTCGCACGCACGCTCGAGTTCGTTCGAGACCTTCGGCAGGAACTCGACCGCCGGGTCACCGCCCATCTCGACCGGACTCACCGGGGGTGGAAGTCGAACCTGACCGAACTCGCGGACGACGAGATCCCGCTACGCGACCCGCAGGAACCCGCCGAGGACGAACTCTCCGAGTGGGCCGTCGACGCCGGCTACAGCGACGCCGTCTGGGTTCGCGCCGAGGCCGCCGGCGCCGTCGTCGAGCGCGTCCTGAACGAGGCCGAGGACGAGGAGCGCACCCGCGCCGCGCCAGCCGTCGGTCGCGTCCTCGGCGAGTGGTACCGCCGCGACCACACCGACTACTTCCGGGAGATCGAACTCGAGCGGACCTGGGACGACACCGAACCCGCCGACTCGTGGCGCCGGGCCTACACCGCCCGACTCGCCCTGCACAACTGCGTGCCGAGCGACGCCATCGGCGAGCGCCTCGGGAGCTTCGGCGGCGGGATCCTGATGAGTGCGACACTCGAGCCCATGGATGCCTTCACCGAGGTGACGGGCCTCGACTACCTCGCTCGCGAGGAGGACCGCCCGGTCGTCGAACGGCGGTACGGACTGCACTTCCCGGAGACGAACCGCGAGAGCTTCGCGGTCGCCGCGCCCAAGTACACCTACGAGAACCGGGGGCGACCCGGAGAGACCAATCCGACCAGAACGCACTACGCCGACGCTATCGCGAAGGTCGCTCGTCTCCCCGGAAACGTCCTCGTCGGCATGCCGAGCTACGCGGAGGCCGAGTGGGCCGCGGGCGTCGTCGAGGAGCGGATCGAGAAACCCGTCCTGCTCGACGCCGCGAGCGACGACGAGACCACCCAGTCGCTCAAAAGCGAGTTCTTCGCGGGCGACGGGAAGGTGCTCGTCACGAGCCTCCGGGGGACGCTCACCGAGGGCGTCGACTACAGCGGTGACCGGCTCTCGGCGGCCGTCGTCTGTGGCGTCCCGATCGTCAACACCTCGAGTCCCCGGACGAAGGCCGTCCGCCGAGCCTACGACGACGCCTTCGAGGACGGGTTCACGTACGCGCTGACGATTCCCGCGGTGCGGAAGGCGCGCCAGGCGATCGGTCGCGTCATCCGCTCGCCAGAGGACGTCGGCGTTCGCGTGCTGTTGGACGAGCGCTACGCTCGCGATAGCTGGGATTCGGTTCGACCGTACCTGCCCGACGACGACGAGTTCCAGCCCGTCAGTCCCGATATGCTCGAGCACGGCCTCGAGCGGTTCCGGTCACGGTTGTCGTAA
- a CDS encoding thiamine ABC transporter substrate-binding protein: MKRRSVVRAVGGGGLAGLAGCFTREADDEEEAEPADVDDRDDPEPEEPDLDGTLRIATTESMVRGERAADERLRELFEEEFPDAELQWTIPEAGLDHYVRRVHQEAEIDADVYFGLTPAALAAVDRELEGRELFRQLNQDRITATDRIRDDLEFGDPNGRVLPSGVRYSCLLHADDDELEAPETLADLTEPEYEETLLIPHPERADSGLAFLLWTIDAFGTDGYLDYWSGLRENGARITDGWAASDELYAAAERPLSVAYSTDPVIADREDRDPDRYRVAFPDEQGYETPLGVAIFDQAEKIDLAYDFLNFALSSEVQVELAERRAQIPAVSNAFVDLDEGFEERAEIPAESVTIEYDRLRGSLEEWLGNWSSAVEGGAVDTIEEQPSLRQP, translated from the coding sequence ATGAAACGGCGTTCGGTCGTACGGGCCGTCGGTGGCGGTGGGCTCGCCGGGTTAGCCGGCTGTTTCACCCGCGAAGCGGACGACGAGGAGGAAGCGGAACCGGCCGACGTCGACGACCGGGACGACCCCGAGCCCGAAGAGCCCGACCTCGACGGGACGCTCCGGATCGCCACAACCGAGTCGATGGTCCGCGGCGAGCGAGCCGCCGACGAGCGACTCAGGGAACTCTTCGAGGAGGAGTTTCCCGACGCGGAACTCCAGTGGACGATCCCGGAAGCCGGCCTCGATCACTACGTCCGGCGCGTCCACCAGGAGGCCGAAATCGACGCGGACGTCTACTTCGGGCTCACTCCGGCCGCGCTCGCAGCGGTCGACCGCGAACTCGAGGGGCGCGAACTCTTCCGCCAACTCAACCAGGATCGGATCACAGCGACCGACCGCATCCGCGATGATCTCGAGTTCGGCGATCCGAACGGTCGCGTTCTCCCCTCCGGGGTGCGATACAGCTGTCTCCTCCACGCGGATGACGACGAACTCGAGGCCCCCGAAACGCTCGCTGACCTGACCGAGCCCGAGTACGAGGAGACGCTGCTGATTCCCCATCCCGAGCGCGCCGACTCGGGGCTGGCGTTTCTCCTCTGGACGATCGACGCCTTCGGAACCGACGGCTACCTCGACTACTGGAGCGGACTCCGAGAGAACGGCGCCCGGATCACCGACGGCTGGGCGGCGTCCGACGAGCTCTACGCGGCGGCGGAGCGACCGCTGTCAGTCGCCTACTCGACCGATCCGGTGATCGCCGATCGAGAGGATCGAGATCCGGACCGCTACCGGGTCGCGTTCCCGGACGAACAGGGGTACGAGACACCCCTCGGGGTGGCCATCTTCGATCAGGCCGAGAAGATCGATCTCGCCTACGACTTCCTCAACTTCGCCCTCTCGAGCGAGGTGCAGGTCGAACTCGCCGAACGACGGGCCCAGATTCCCGCGGTCAGCAACGCGTTCGTCGATCTCGACGAGGGGTTCGAGGAGCGCGCCGAGATTCCCGCGGAGTCCGTGACTATCGAATACGATCGACTGCGAGGCAGCCTCGAGGAGTGGCTCGGTAACTGGAGCAGCGCGGTCGAGGGCGGCGCGGTGGACACCATCGAAGAGCAGCCGTCGTTACGACAACCGTGA